The Helianthus annuus cultivar XRQ/B chromosome 16, HanXRQr2.0-SUNRISE, whole genome shotgun sequence genome includes a window with the following:
- the LOC110919807 gene encoding uncharacterized protein LOC110919807 produces MATRNQEVERLAKDINRIDAFTTQNQETLMSLKAAFDQMQATFSKMEQQGTLIPRNEGDRLSSNRLTKVEFPKFNGDDVEGWLYKCEHFFSIDDTPEKYKVRYAAVHLEGRALQWHQGFMKSTGKQICDVTWDEYTRNASTRFAATLIEDAMGALKALTQTGELEDYCDEFDLLLNKVTLPDEYTISLFIEGLKPEIKCHVRMFKPKTLRETYSLARMQNQSNKILGVGSSNSGTGYSSHKYSSSRTNNLTNIGKQPVLATPVNTAPSNAIVPKKVSNKYLDDKRAKGECFFCNEKYVAGHSRVCKGKKQLFLVEVEEYQEGNEDQSIEEEELIPGVPQISLNALMGIPSYSTMQVVGMVGTRYLYILLDSGSTHNFMSKALAQKLKCPITQISNVQVTVADGNKVECVNLCKDFQWVMQGNWFTADMMVIDLDNYDIVLGIQWLETLNDIVWNFKNLTMKFNVAGQDFELKGAKRKNVSLSSMEKITSLIQNEEKIVQAQLFMIQDSTSSQNMYQPIISKGQENEELNELLKEYEDIFDVPKGLPPARPFDHRIVLKDEKTNLNLKPYRYHSIQKDVIEQMTQELLDSGVIRHSNSSFAAPVVLVKKKDGSWRMCVDYRRLNEATVKDVFPIPLIEELLDELQGAVIFSKLDLRSGYHQVRMYEPDIHKTAFKTHQGHYEFLVLPFGLTNAPATFQSLMNATFKEV; encoded by the coding sequence ATGGCTACTCGAAATCAGGAAGTTGAACGTCTTGCAAAAGACATCAACCGAATAGACGCTTTTACAACACAAAATCAAGAAACGTTGATGAGTTTGAAAGCAGCCTTTGATCAGATGCAAGCAACGTTTTCAAAGATGGAACAACAAGGCACTTTGATTCCAAGAAATGAGGGGGATAGACTAAGTAGCAATCGTTTAACAAAGGTGGAATTTCCCAAGTTCAATGGTGATGATGTTGAAGGATGGTTGTATAAATGTGAACACTTCTTTTCAATCGATGATACCCCTGAGAAGTACAAAGTCAGATATGCTGCTGTCCATTTAGAGGGAAGAGCGTTGCAATGGCATCAAGGTTTTATGAAATCCACTGGGAAGCAGATTTGTGATGTGACTTGGGATGAGTACACGAGAAATGCATCAACAAGATTTGCAGCAACCTTAATAGAGGATGCCATGGGTGCATTGAAGGCACTGACACAGACAGGTGAGTTGGAAGACTATTGTGATGAATTTGATTTGTTGTTGAATAAGGTGACCCTGCCTGATGAATATACAATCAGTTTGTTCATTGAGGGCCTTAAACCAGAAATTAAGTGTCATGTACGAATGTTTAAGCCAAAAACATTAAGAGAAACATACTCTTTGGCAAGAATGCAAAATCAGTCCAATAAGATACTGGGTGTAGGGAGTAGTAATAGTGGTACAGGATACTCTAGCCACAAATACAGTTCTTCAAGAACTAACAATTTGACAAACATTGGGAAGCAACCTGTTTTGGCAACCCCTGTCAATACAGCTCCGTCCAATGCTATTGTACCAAAGAAAGTAAGTAATAAATACTTGGATGATAAAAGGGCCAAAGGAGAGTGTTTCTTTTGCAATGAGAAATATGTGGCAGGTCATAGTAGGGTTTGTAAAGGGAAAAAACAGTTGTTCTTAGTTGAGGTTGAGGAATATCAGGAGGGAAATGAGGATCAGTCAATAGAAGAGGAAGAACTGATTCCAGGTGTACCACAAATTTCATTAAATGCACTAATGGGAATCCCATCTTACTCAACTATGCAAGTAGTGGGTATGGTTGGAACAAGATATTTGTACATCTTGTTGGACAGTGGATCAACCCACAATTTCATGAGCAAAGCTTTGGCTCAGAAATTAAAGTGTCCCATAACACAAATTTCCAATGTGCAAGTGACAGTGGCTGATGGTAACAAAGTGGAGTGTGTTAACTTGTGTAAAGACTTTCAATGGGTCATGCAGGGAAATTGGTTTACAGCTGATATGATGGTCATTGATTTAGACAATTACGATATTGTGTTGGGCATACAATGGTTAGAGACATTGAATGACATAGTGTGGAATTTCAAGAATCTCACTATGAAATTTAATGTAGCTGGCCAAGATTTTGAGTTAAAAGGAGCAAAAAGGAAGAATGTAAGTCTATCTTCTATGGAGAAAATTACAAGTTTGATTCAAAATGAAGAGAAGATAGTACAAGCTCAGCTGTTCATGATTCAAGACTCAACTAGTTCTCAAAACATGTATCAGCCAATAATTAGTAAAGGGCAAGAAAATGAAGAGTTGAATGAGTTGTTAAAAGAATATGAAGATATTTTTGATGTACCAAAAGGGCTGCCTCCTGCAAGACCATTTGATCACAGAATTGTGCTCAAGGATGAAAAGACCAATCTTAATTTGAAACCCTATAGATACCATAGTATTCAAAAAGATGTGATTGAACAAATGACTCAAGAGTTATTGGACTCAGGAGTAATTAGGCACAGCAACAGTTCATTTGCAGCTCCTGTGGTccttgtgaagaagaaagatggttcatgGAGAATGTGTGTTGATTATAGGAGACTTAATGAAGCTACAGTGAAAGATGTCTTCCCTATTCCTCTCATTGAAGAACTGCTAGATGAGCTACAAGGGGCTGTAATCTTTTCAAAGTTAGACCTcagatcaggctatcatcaggtAAGAATGTATGAACCTGACATTCACAAGACTGCATTCAAAACTCATCAAGGCCATTATGAATTCCTGGTGTTACCTTTTGGTCTGACAAATGCTCCTGCCACATTCCAATCATTAATGAATGCTACCTTTAAAGAAGTTTAA